The following coding sequences lie in one Arachis ipaensis cultivar K30076 chromosome B05, Araip1.1, whole genome shotgun sequence genomic window:
- the LOC107644057 gene encoding putative protein TPRXL isoform X3: MANIANSIVFGAQLPQSPFPSLPVSNSLIFTQKRKLYHNCSKTNRITIPFPSSSSSSSSSSPFSSKCCCYVLACLPQPHASDSSSSSTSSNSNSKPSSSSAAPPSTKLYVSGLSFRTTEESLRNAFMNFGQVLEVNLVMDKIANRPRGFAFLRYATEQESLKAIEGMHGKLC, translated from the exons ATGGCTAATATTGCTAACAGCATCGTCTTTGGTGCACAACTTCCTCAATCTCCGTTTCCATCATTACCCGTTTCAAATTCTCTCATTTTCACCCAAAAACGCAAACTTTATCATAATTGCTCCAAAACCAACCGCATAACAATCcctttcccttcttcttcttcttcttcttcttcttcatcaccgTTCAGCAGCAAGTGTTGTTGCTATGTGTTGGCGTGTCTCCCTCAACCACATGCTTctgattcatcatcatcatcaacttcTTCTAATTCCAATAGCAAACCAAGTTCTTCTTCTGCTGCTCCTCCTTCAACTAAGCTCTATGTTAGTG GGTTATCTTTTCGAACCACTGAAGAAAGCTTGCGAAATGCATTTATGAATTTTGGTCAAGTTTTAGAAG TGAATTTGGTGATGGATAAAATTGCAAATAGACCAAGAGGGTTTGCATTTCTTAGATATGCAACTGAACAGGAATCTCTGAAGGCTATTGAGGGAATGCATGGAAAg
- the LOC107644057 gene encoding putative protein TPRXL isoform X2 translates to MANIANSIVFGAQLPQSPFPSLPVSNSLIFTQKRKLYHNCSKTNRITIPFPSSSSSSSSSSPFSSKCCCYVLACLPQPHASDSSSSSTSSNSNSKPSSSSAAPPSTKLYVSGLSFRTTEESLRNAFMNFGQVLEVNLVMDKIANRPRGFAFLRYATEQESLKAIEGMHGKFFSYVRN, encoded by the exons ATGGCTAATATTGCTAACAGCATCGTCTTTGGTGCACAACTTCCTCAATCTCCGTTTCCATCATTACCCGTTTCAAATTCTCTCATTTTCACCCAAAAACGCAAACTTTATCATAATTGCTCCAAAACCAACCGCATAACAATCcctttcccttcttcttcttcttcttcttcttcttcatcaccgTTCAGCAGCAAGTGTTGTTGCTATGTGTTGGCGTGTCTCCCTCAACCACATGCTTctgattcatcatcatcatcaacttcTTCTAATTCCAATAGCAAACCAAGTTCTTCTTCTGCTGCTCCTCCTTCAACTAAGCTCTATGTTAGTG GGTTATCTTTTCGAACCACTGAAGAAAGCTTGCGAAATGCATTTATGAATTTTGGTCAAGTTTTAGAAG TGAATTTGGTGATGGATAAAATTGCAAATAGACCAAGAGGGTTTGCATTTCTTAGATATGCAACTGAACAGGAATCTCTGAAGGCTATTGAGGGAATGCATGGAAAg